One Halichondria panicea chromosome 3, odHalPani1.1, whole genome shotgun sequence genomic region harbors:
- the LOC135333285 gene encoding influenza virus NS1A-binding protein homolog: protein MAVNPQAFEQFTLRQVRITENEFGHGSYAVVMELEYRGLKCAGKKLYRVLYETGIGHAARRYLEECHLLSQTRHPNIVQFLGVCFEEGSQFPILVMEFLPTNLTNCLERYGILPDEINFSILHDVSLGLVYLHGQTPVIVHRDLSANNVLLSTNMTAKISDLGVARILNLTPLQVSRMTETPGTPAYMPPEVMIADPHYDTSVDVFSFGIMMIHTFTSEWPLPKIGQTRIDPANPDRLIPVTEAERREHFLRKISPNHPLMDLIMRCLSNNPQRRPRAAEIVGRMVGVVLEHPPSFENRVEMLQRVSALLTEKRELEEEVVRKDSAIQEKAEEIKALAEEKKRQEEENENSIERMQLVHSVETDQLKIENDNHVTEHSVEIEDLRVELELKESLAATKDALVNSKDTTIARLETRCKQLTEEVEQQIAITHNELVSKATKIAQLETDVTNLTAQVEQEQRVIADKDLTIADKVSTIFSKDSMLASKDTSLQKKETTIQSLNNQLTKTKDYLTSKPQSLQVQLSYSQCSEAPVKMAGGQAVTINGKVYYGGGLCDDDDDEYCVHCYDPPQDVWSNLPRLPVRYFGLGEVKGELVTVGGVDSSSSASNVVHEFNEGRNWKRTIPPMPTARSSPAVVSLPTHLVVAGGVLDYGPYTDNVEIYNISTSQWSETDRLPYACNDQRGIVYNNTVYLMGGYDGENQNKVCAAQVDKLISADRQDDGSANKADSVWNTISNTPSYRPSPVTISDTLFAVGGLDSGKATQRIYAYSSSMDSWLYVGDPPSPIAYAATVSLSPTECLMIGGLNNGKTQSTVYKISIAATIF, encoded by the exons ATGGCTGTAAATCCACAAGCTTTCGAGCAGTTCACTCTGAGACAAGTTCGCATCACTGAGAATGAGTTTGGACATGGTTCCTATgctgttgtcatggagctAGAGTATCGAGGACTGAAATGTGCCGGCAAGAAGCTTTACCGAGTTCTCTACGAGACTGGAATCgggcatgcagcacgaaggtatctggaggagtgtcacctgctcagtcaaactagacaccccaacattgtccagtTTCTGGGAGTCTGTTTTGAGGAAGGCTCTCAGTTCCCCATCCTAGTCATGGAGTTTCTCCCCACCAACTTGACCAACTGTCTCGAGCGCTACGGTATTCTCCCCGATGAGATCAACTTCTCCATCCTCCACGACGTCTCACTGGGCCTGGTCTACCTCCATGGCCAAACAccagtcattgtgcacagagacctcTCAGCCAACAATGTCCTCTTGTCCACCAACATGACGGCCAAGATATCCGATCTAGGGGTTGCTCGAATATTGAACCTGACCCCTCTTCAAGTAAGTCGAATGACAGAGACCCCTGGCACCCCAGCGTACATGCCCCCCGAAGTGATGATTGCCGACCCCCACTACGACACCAGTGTGGATGTGTTCTCCTTTGGGATCATGATGATTCACACCTTCACATCAGAGTGGCCACTACCAAAGATTGGCCAGACACGAATCGATCCTGCTAATCCTGACAGACTGATACCAGTAACGGAAGCTGAACGACGTGAACATTTTCTTCGAAAGATTTCCCCAAACCACCCTCTGATGGACCTCATCATGCGCTGTCTCAGCAACAACCCTCAGCGAAGGCCTAGAGCAGCGGAGATAGTGGGtcggatggtgggtgtggtacttgaacaccctccctcctttgagaacagagtggagatgctccagcgagtgagtgccctactgacagagaagagggagcttgaggaggaggtTGTGAGGAAGGACTCGGCAATCCAGGAGAAAGCAGAAGAGATCAAGGCACTGGCGGAGGAGAAAAAACGACAAGAGGAAGAAAATGAAAATAGTATCGAGCGTATGCAGTTGGTGCACTCTGTGGAAACTGATCAGCTCAAAATCGAAAATGACAACCATGTAACTGAACATAGTGTAGAGATAGAGGATCTCAGAGTTGAATTGGAGCTCAAAGAATCATTGGCTGCCACAAAAGATGCACTGGTGAATTCTAAAGATACTACCATCGCTAGGTTAGAAACTCGATGTAAGCAACTCACTGAAGAGGTGGAGCAACAAATTGCCATCACTCACAACGAGCTTGTATCTAAAGCTACGAAAATAGCTCAACTGGAAACAGATGTCACCAATCTCACTGCACAAGTGGAACAAGAGCAAAGAGTTATTGCTGACAAAGATTTGACCATTGCTGATAAAGTATCAACTATTTTTTCCAAAGATTCGATGCTTGCCTCCAAGGACACATCCCTTCAGAAGAAGGAAACCACCATTCAGAGTTTAAACAACCAACTCACCAAAACCAAGGACTACCTGACCAGCAAACCACAG TCCCTACAGGTTCAGTTGTCCTACAGTCAGTGCTCTGAGGCTCCAGTGAAGATGGCTGGTGGGCAAGCGGTAACTATCAATGGCAAGGTCTACTATGGTGGAGGACTCTgtgatgacgatgatgacgAGTACTGTGTCCACTGTTACGATCCGCCACAAGACGTGTGGTCAAATCTGCCCAGACTTCCTGTACGCTATTTTGGTCtaggagaggtcaaaggtgaactgGTAACAGTTGGCGGTGTGGATTCATCCAGCTCTGCATCCAACGTGGTACATGAGTTTAATGAAGGAAGGAACTGGAAACGGACGATCCCACCCATGCCCACAGCGAGGAGTTCACCAGCAGTCGTTAGTCTCCCAACACATCTGGTCGTAGCAGGAGGTGTGTTGGACTATGGTCCCTACACTGATAATGTTGAGATCTACAACATCAGCACCTCCCAGTGGAGCGAGACAGATAGACTACCGTATGCTTGTAATGACCAAAGAGGAATTGTctacaacaacacagtgtacctaATGGGGGGATATGACGGCGAGAATCAAAACAAGGTGTGTGCTGCTCAAGTCGACAAGCTCATCTCAGCAGACCGACAGGATGATGGGAGTGCCAACAAAGCCGACTCTGTCTGGAATACAATATCCAACACACCGTCTTACCGGCCCTCCCCTGTAACGATATCCGACACCCTCTTTGCTGTTGGTGGACTGGATAGTGGTAAAGCCACTCAAAGGATCTACGCCTACTCATCCTCGATGGACTCCTGGCTCTACGTTGGTGATCCACCATCTCCTATAGCATACGCTGCCactgtgtcactgtctccaacaGAGTGCCTTATGATTGGGGGACTGAATAATGGGAAAACACAATCTACCGTGTATAAAATTAGTATCGCAGCAACTATTTTTTGA